The genomic segment CACGTCCAACATTAATAACCCCTTGTAAACTTGCTCTAACGTAGCGGCTTTCAAAATCCGGAGTATTGCTTTTTTCTTTAAATTGATCATAACCCACATCCAGTTTTACACCAAACTTTGGATTAAACATATATCTTACACCTAAATCTCCGTGAAATAAATTCAAACTTTCTGTTGCATAACCAGGAGTCATTGCTCGAGTTGGTTTGTTTACACCACCATTCAATTCAATAGACCATTTGTTATATTCAGGCTGATCGACAGCTGGTTTTGTAGACGTAGTAGTCATTTGTGCATTTGCTGCAAAGGCTAATAGTAAAAGGGATACAGATGCTAATTTCTTTTTCATAATATCAAATATTTAATTCGGCTTTTATTTAAACTCTTAGCAAAAGTAGGGCTCGCTTTTTGGGAATATGTTCTATTCTGCTTTATATAATTCCCATTGTTTGGCTTATAAAGCTGAAAATGCGTTAATTAAAATTTGATTTTTGATAAAAAAAAAGGGTAAAATCTAAATTTTACCCTTTTCAATTCTAAAAAATTCTAGTTATTTCAAGTCTGGCTGATAAATTTTAATACTTCCGTCGCCTTCGCTGCTTACTACAAGTAAACTTCTTTTTGTTGGACTTTTAGAAGCAGGAATAAAAAGAATTCCTTCCGGAGCATCTCCTGTTTTTACAGTTTGTAAATATTGAGGTGCATTAGGATTTGTAACATCATAAGTCATAAAAGCATCAGATCTTTCAAGACCAACAAACAAAATGTTTTGAGAACCCATTTTAGCCACATAAACCGCTTCTGGTTCAGAACCTTTATCGTCACTGCGTTTGTCATCATAAGTTCCTAGTTCATTTGTTTTTTTGTCAACATCATTTTTGCTGTCATAAACGATTTTTCCTGTATTACCATTCCAGATTGAGAAAGAACGGGCACCAAAACTTACCATTTCATCTAAATCTCCATCGCCATCAGTATCACCCATATCCGCAACAAGGTTTAATCTTCCTAAATTAGCATCTAGTTTTAAATTAGCAGCATCTGGAAAAACTGTTGCATCAAGAGTCATGTTTTTCATACGCTTAATATCTGTATAAGCATTATATTCTCTAGCATCACCTTCATTGGCCGTAACAAAATAGGGAACATTATTAGCAGAAAAATGACTGATTGCATCCGGCATATACATTCCTTTTACTTTCCACGGATTAAATGCAATTTTACTGTCGCTGTCACTTACATCAATTGCATTATCCGCATTATTAAAATCTTTTAAACCAAGCGGATAAATTGCAGTAATAGTTTTAGAAGTTAAATCAACTTTTGCAACCCCATTATTTTCCTGTAAAGTTACCCAAGCGGTTTTAGAATCATCTGAAATAGTGATGTATTCCGGTTCGATATCCTGAGCAAAACTTTTAGCAAATTTTGAAACTCTAAATCCGTCTTTTTTCAAAGTTTCTGCCTGACTTGCAAAAGAGCTAAAATCAAGAGTAGTAACTGTATAATTGGTTGTTTCAATGATAGAAATTGTTCCGTTTGGATCTTGTGAATAATCTGTATTTGGTTCACCTTCATTAGCAGTCATAATGTATTTCCCATCTGGAGAAAATGTAATCATATCAGGCAAAGCACCAACAGTAACTTGTTTTATTAAGCTGTAATCAGAAGTATTAAAAATAACTACTTTTCCATTTCCTTGTTTATTTACAGTTGATTCTAATGCCACAGCCAGTTTTCCGTCAAAAACAGAAACACTGTTTGAAGCTCCCTCGTAAGCAGTTAAATCAATTTTACCAATTTTTACTGGTTTAGTAGGATCGGCTAAATCGATAATGTCAATTTGATTTGTTCCGCTGTTGTTAACCGTAAAAAGTCTTTTTGTTTTTTCGCAGTATGCAGAGATTTCGGCAGCGGCTTCTCCGCCAATTGTTATAGAACCAATTTCTTTAAAAGTGGCAGGATTTTCATTTACAACAACTTCTTGTTCTTCGTTGTTTGAGTTTTCATCGTTATTACAGCTTGTCATTAAAAATAAAGCTGCTAATAATGAAAGGCTTACTTTTTTCATTTGTTAGTTTTTTAGTTTCGCCAAATGTAATTACCAAGTTTGGAGCGAATATTAAGCCTTTATTATTTAATCTTTAACTTAATTTTTGGAAGATATTATTTGTGAAATTTGAGATGATTTTGACTGAGGTGTTTTATAATCCTAACGAATGCTTATCTTTGTACACTTTCAAAAAATAGAACCTTTTATGTCAACAAATAATAGAAGATTTCCAGCAGAATGGGAAAAGCAGCAAGGAATTGTATTGTGTTTTCCGCATAATGGTAATGACTGGCCGGGAAAATACGAAGCTGTTCAATGGGCTTTTGTAGAATTTATTAAAAAAGTAGCCGCTTTTGAAACTGTTTTTTTGGTTGTAGCCGATGAAAAGCTAAAAGAAAAAGTTGCCGAAATGCTTGAAAGAGCCCGAGTGAATATTAAAAACGTTTCATACATAATTCACAAAACCAACAGAAGCTGGATGCGCGATTCTGGACCAATTATCGTTAAAAATGGTTCGAAAAGAGAAGCATTAAATTTCAATTTTAACGGCTGGGCAAAATATAAAAACTATCAGTTAGATAAATTTGTACCCGGAAAAGTAGCTGATTTCATTGATGTTCCGTTAACGCAGGTAATGTATAAAGGAAAACCGGTAATTGTTGAAGGCGGCGCGATTGATGTAAACGGAAAAGGTACTCTTTTAACTTCTGAAGAATGTTTAATGCATCCAACGATTCAGGTTCGAAATCAAGGTTTTACAAAAGAAGATTACGAAGCTGTTTTTAAAGAATATCTTGGTGTTACAAACGTAATCTGGTTGGGTGAAGGAATTGAAGGTGACGATACACACGGACACATCGACGATTTATGCCGATTTGTAAACGAAGATAAAATTGTAACAATTGTAGAAACTGATAAAAACGATTCAAATTATAAACCTTTACAGGACAACTTAAAACGCTTACAAAACGCAAAACTAGAAAACGGAAAATCTCCTGTTATTGTAGCTTTGCCAATGCCAAAACGTGTAGATTTTGAAGATCTAAGACTGCCTGCAAGTTATGCTAATTTCTTAATTCTAAACAATTGTGTTTTAGTACCAACATTTAATGACAGCAACGACCGTGTAGCTTTAAATATATTATCAGAATGTTTCCCAGACAGAGAAGTAATCGGAATAAGCTGTATTGATTTTATTTGGGGATTCGGGACATTACATTGTTTAAGCCAGCAGATTCCTGCTTAATATATGAAACCATATAAGTGATACAAGAAATTAAAGTCTAATTAAATGAACTTAAATTAGTTATATGGTTTAAAAATTCTGCGATTTTGTGAGATTAAAACATAAAGAATAAAAAAACCTTGGTGAATGCCAAGGTTTTTTATTTCTATATCTTTTCAGAATCTTTATCTACTCTTCATTGTCTAATGAAAGGAGGTAAAAGCTGGCTTGAAACTTCTCCAAAACCAATTCTTACTTCTGCATTTTCACAGAACCCGCGAATAATTACCGTATCATTATCTTCGATAAATTTACGTTCGCTGCCGTCTTTTAATTTTAATGGATTTTTACCTCCCCAAGTCAATTCAAGCATAGAACCAAAACTGTCAGGAGTTGGCCCGGAAATAGTTCCGGAACCCATCATGTCGCCAGAGTTAATTCGGCATCCGTTTGAAGTGTGATGTGTTAACTGCTGAGCCATTGACCAGTATAAATATTTAAAATTTGATCTCGAAATTACTGTTTCTTCAACAGCATCTTCAGGTTTTAATGAAACTTCTAAATGAATATCAAAAGCTTTTTTACCCTTTGTCTGTAAATAAGGAAGCGGTGACGGATCTTGTTTAGGTCCTTTTGTTCTAAAAGGCTCTAAAGCATCCATAGTAACAATCCATGGAGAAATTGACGATGCAAAGTTTTTAGCTAAGAAAGGTCCCAGCGGCACATATTCCCATTTCTGGATATCACGCGCGCTCCAGTCATTCAGTAAAACCATCCCGAAAATATAATCTTCGGCTTCGTAAGTCGAAATATTTTCGCCCATTACGTTTACATCAGTGGTAATAAAAGCAGTTTCTAATTCGAAATCTACTAAACGTGATGGTCCAAAAACAGGATAATCTCCTCCAGGAGGTAAAGTTTGTCCCATTGGTCTGTGAACCGGAATTCCAGACGGAACAATTGTAGAACTTCTTCCGTGGTATCCAACCGGAATATGAAGCCAGTTTGGCAGTAATGCATTTTCAGGATCACGGAACATTTTACCTACGTTTGTAGCATGTTCGCGGCTTGAATAAAAATCGGTATAATCTCCAATTAAAACCGGAAGCTGCATCTCTACATCTTCAATATTAAAAATAACAATATCACGGTCTTTTGTTGAATCTCTAAGCTGAGGGTTGTTCTCGTCGAAAATATCAGCGATGCGGTTTCGCACCAAACGCCATGTTTTTTTTCCGTCAGAAATAAAATCATTCAGCGTATCCTGCATAAACATATCATCGGTTAAATCTATTCCTTCAAAATAGTTTAGTTGCTGTAAAGCCCCTAAATCTATGGCATAATCGCCAATTCGCGTTCCTACGGTAACGACATTTTCTTTGGTAAGAAATACACCGAAAGGAATATTTTGAATGGGGAAGTCGCTATTTTCTGGCACTTCTAACCATGATTTTCTTTTAGTATCGTTGGCGGTTATTGGCATGTTTAGATGTTAATTATTTGTTGAAAAATTACATGTCAAATATATCATAATCTAACAGTATCACAAACGTTTTTTTGTATTTTTGCAGGAAATTAACGAAAAACGAAAAAATGCAACGCGACGAACAAATTTTTGATCTTATACAAGAAGAAAAAGAAAGACAAATTCACGGATTAGAGCTTATTGCTTCTGAAAACTTTGTAAGTGATGAGGTAATGCAGGCTGCCGGCTCTGTATTAACTAATAAATATGCTGAGGGGTATCCTGGCAAAAGATATTACGGAGGCTGCGAAGTAGTTGACGTTATTGAGCAGATTGCAATTGACAGAGCTAAAGAATTGTTTGGAGCTGAATATGCAAACGTACAGCCTCACTCAGGTTCTCAGGCAAATACAGCAGTTTATCACGCTTGTTTAAATCCTGGAGATACTATTTTAGGTTTTGATTTATCACACGGAGGTCACTTAACTCACGGTTCACCAGTAAACTTCTCAGGACGTTTATACCGTCCGGTTTTCTACGGTGTAGATGCTGAAACTGGTCGTTTAGATTATGATAAAATTCAGGAAATTGCTACTAAAGAACAGCCAAAATTAATCATCGCTGGAGCTTCTGCTTATTCTCGTGATATGGATTTTGCTCGTTTCAGACAAATTGCAGACAGCGTAGGAGCGATCTTATTTGCTGATATTTCGCACCCAGCTGGTCTTATTGCAAAAGGATTATTAAGCGATCCAATTCCACATTGCCACATTGTTTCGACAACAACACATAAAACACTAAGAGGACCACGTGGAGGTTTGATTTTAATGGGTAAAGATTTCCCAAATCCACAAGGATTAACAACTCCAAAAGGAGAAATCAGAATGATGTCTTCATTATTAGACTTAGCTGTTTTCCCAGGAAATCAAGGTGGACCTTTAATGCATATTATTGCTGCTAAAGCGGTTGCTTTTGGTGAAGCTCTTAAAGATGAGTTCTTTACTTACGCAATGCAATTACAAAAAAATGCAAAGGCAATGGCAGATGCTTTCGTAAAAAGAGGTTACAACATTATCTCTGGCGGAACAGATAACCACATGATGCTTATCGATTTAAGAAATAAAAATATTTCTGGAAAAGAAGCTGAAAACGCATTAGTAAAAGCTGAAATTACAGTAAACAAAAACATGGTTCCTTTTGACGATAAATCACCATTTATCACTTCTGGAATTCGCGTTGGAACAGCTGCAATCACAACTCGTGGTTTAGTTGAAAAAGATATGGAAACAATCGTAGCTTTAATTGATAAAGTTCTTACAGATCATACAAACGAAGATCTTATCGAAGAAGTTGCTGAAGAAGTAAACGAATTAATGAGCGAAAGACCAATTTTTGCATATTAATTAGTTTAAAGTTTCAGGTTTTAAGTTTAAAGTTTTGTAATGCGAAAATAAACGTATTATGAAACTTTAAACTTTTTTCGTTTAGAAAAGAAAACTTGAAACTTTAAACAAATAAACCTTAAACAAAAAATAAAATGGGCGTATTAAGATTACAATTGCCAACCGACCCAAGATGGGTAAATATTGTTGAGAAAAACATAGAAGAAATCTTAACAGATCATGCTTGGTGCGAGCAGAAAGCCGCAACAAATGCGATTACGATTATTACAAACAATCCGGAGCATCAGGATTTGGTTAAAGATTTACTGGCTTTGGTAAAAGAAGAAGTAGATCATTTTGAACAAGTACATAATATCATCATCAAAAGAGGATTAAAATTAGGACGTGAACGTAAAGATGAATACGTAAACGAATTATACCAATACATGAAAAGAAGCGGAGACGGAAGCCGGGTTTCGGGTCTTGTAGAAAGATTATTGTTTTCTGCAATGATCGAAGCCAGAAGCTGCGAACGTTTTAAAGTACTTTCTGAAAATATTCAGGACGAAGAACTTGCCGTTTTTTACAGAGAATTAATGGAAAGCGAAGCAGGACATTATACGACTTTCATTACTTACGCACGTAAATACGGAGTAGGAATTGATGTTGAAAAACGCTGGAGAGAATGGCTGGCTTTTGAAGAATCAATTATTACCAATTACGGAAAAAACGAAACGATTCACGGGTAAAAGGTATAGTGATTAATTAATTCAGGCAAAATATGAAACTATCGAGGCCTACTTTAATGTTATATTTAATTATTGGGATTATAGTCGCATTGCAAGTATTTTATTTAGATCCTTATGTTAAAGGAAAATATTTTTACAGTGATATTGATGCTTTTAAGAAAGAATCTTGCAAATATTCATTTGTTTTACCATCGATATTATTTATAATATTTTTAATCATCGGATTGAAAAAGAATGTAATTAATAAAACTTTCTTTTTCTCCATTTTTGTAGTTTTTCTTTTTGTTGTTATTTCTTCTAAACGATTAACAGATAATGTTTTACTATATTTTAATTCCAAAACAAAAGCTGAGAAAATCAGTAAAAACTATGTTGTTTTGAGGAATGATGAGAATAAAGTATTTCATATTTATGATAATAAGAAAGAATTTATTCTGTCTGAAGATCTACTAAACAAAATAGATTCCATAAGATTAAAAAGAAAGCTGAAGTCTTTATACAAATTGCGAAATAACGATACATTAAAGATTGAATATAAAATAGGTTTCCTTAATGTAAAATATTTAGAATAAAAATCCGCATCAAATCCGCGTTTTCACGAAGTGAATGCGTATCATCCGCGTGCCAAAATTAACACGCATTTTAAATCTTAAATCTACAATCTAAATTCTAAAATCATTACATTTGAAAGTAACCAAAATTTTCAATTATGAGAATAGAAATGGATTTAAAGCTTGGGTTTAAAGACGTAATGTTCAGACCAAAAAGATCAACGCTCAAAAGCAGATCTGAAGTTTCTTTAGAACGAAATTTCAAGTTTTTGCACAGTACTTCAGAGTGGACAGGAATTCCAATTATGGCCGCCAATATGGATACAGTGGGAACTTTTGAAATAGCTCAGGTTTTAGCAAAAGAAAAACTTTTCACGGCAATTCATAAACACTATACTTTAGAAGAATGGAATAACTTCTTAAAAAATGCCACACCAGATTTCTATAATTATATTGCGATAAGCACCGGAACAGGACAGGAAGATTTTGAGAAAATTGGAAAAGTAATTACAGCAAATCCTTCATTGAAATTTATTTGTATTGACGTTGCTAACGGATATTCAGAGCATTTTGTTGAATTTCTAAAGAAAACCCGAACACAATATCCGGATAAAATAATTATTGCCGGAAATGTTGTAACAGGTGAAATGACCGAAGAATTACTTTTGGCTGGAGCCGATATTGTAAAAGTTGGTATTGGACCGGGCTCTGTATGCACAACACGTGTAAAAACAGGAGTTGGTTATCCACAGCTTTCTGCAATTATCGAATGTGCAGATGCCGCGCACGGTTTAGGCGGACACATTATCAGTGATGGAGGCTGTACAACTCCGGGTGATGTTGCAAAAGCTTTTGGTGCAGGATCTGATTTTGTAATGTTAGGCGGAATGCTTGCCGGACACACCGAAAGCGGAGGTGAGCTTATCGAAATAAACGGTGAAAAATTCAAACAATTTTACGGAATGAGTTCGGCAACGGCAATGGAAAAACATTCAGGTGGAGTTGCAGAATACAGAGCAAGTGAAGGAAAAACAGTAAAAGTTCCGTTTAGGGGAAATGTCATTCATACCGTTCTGGATATTTTGGGAGGATTACGCAGTACTTGTACGTATGTAGGCGCTCCGAGGCTAAAAGAACTTTCAAAACGAACAACCTTCATCCGCGTAAGCGAGCAGGAAAATCAGGTTTATACAAATTAAAATATTTCAGAATTCAATATGATTACTATTTCAGACGCAGGTTTAAGTGATATAAAAACAATTCAAAAAATCACAAATATGACCTGGCCAATTACTTACGGCGAAATTTTGACAAAAGAACAATTAGATTATATGTTAGATTTAATTTATTCTGATGAAGCTCTAACAAAGCAAATAGAGAATAAAGAACAATTGTTTTATCTAATTTCTGATTCAGAATCTACGATTGGTTTTATCGGAATTGAGCATAATTATAACAATCAAGCCATTACAAAAATCCATAAAATTTATCTTCTGCCGGAAACACAGGGAAAAGGTTACGGAAAAACAGTTTTTGAATCCATTGAAAAAATGGCTTTAGAAAACAATTCAAAAAACCTTTTATTAAATGTAA from the Flavobacterium sp. genome contains:
- a CDS encoding choice-of-anchor I family protein; the protein is MKKVSLSLLAALFLMTSCNNDENSNNEEQEVVVNENPATFKEIGSITIGGEAAAEISAYCEKTKRLFTVNNSGTNQIDIIDLADPTKPVKIGKIDLTAYEGASNSVSVFDGKLAVALESTVNKQGNGKVVIFNTSDYSLIKQVTVGALPDMITFSPDGKYIMTANEGEPNTDYSQDPNGTISIIETTNYTVTTLDFSSFASQAETLKKDGFRVSKFAKSFAQDIEPEYITISDDSKTAWVTLQENNGVAKVDLTSKTITAIYPLGLKDFNNADNAIDVSDSDSKIAFNPWKVKGMYMPDAISHFSANNVPYFVTANEGDAREYNAYTDIKRMKNMTLDATVFPDAANLKLDANLGRLNLVADMGDTDGDGDLDEMVSFGARSFSIWNGNTGKIVYDSKNDVDKKTNELGTYDDKRSDDKGSEPEAVYVAKMGSQNILFVGLERSDAFMTYDVTNPNAPQYLQTVKTGDAPEGILFIPASKSPTKRSLLVVSSEGDGSIKIYQPDLK
- a CDS encoding agmatine deiminase family protein, with the protein product MSTNNRRFPAEWEKQQGIVLCFPHNGNDWPGKYEAVQWAFVEFIKKVAAFETVFLVVADEKLKEKVAEMLERARVNIKNVSYIIHKTNRSWMRDSGPIIVKNGSKREALNFNFNGWAKYKNYQLDKFVPGKVADFIDVPLTQVMYKGKPVIVEGGAIDVNGKGTLLTSEECLMHPTIQVRNQGFTKEDYEAVFKEYLGVTNVIWLGEGIEGDDTHGHIDDLCRFVNEDKIVTIVETDKNDSNYKPLQDNLKRLQNAKLENGKSPVIVALPMPKRVDFEDLRLPASYANFLILNNCVLVPTFNDSNDRVALNILSECFPDREVIGISCIDFIWGFGTLHCLSQQIPA
- the fahA gene encoding fumarylacetoacetase gives rise to the protein MPITANDTKRKSWLEVPENSDFPIQNIPFGVFLTKENVVTVGTRIGDYAIDLGALQQLNYFEGIDLTDDMFMQDTLNDFISDGKKTWRLVRNRIADIFDENNPQLRDSTKDRDIVIFNIEDVEMQLPVLIGDYTDFYSSREHATNVGKMFRDPENALLPNWLHIPVGYHGRSSTIVPSGIPVHRPMGQTLPPGGDYPVFGPSRLVDFELETAFITTDVNVMGENISTYEAEDYIFGMVLLNDWSARDIQKWEYVPLGPFLAKNFASSISPWIVTMDALEPFRTKGPKQDPSPLPYLQTKGKKAFDIHLEVSLKPEDAVEETVISRSNFKYLYWSMAQQLTHHTSNGCRINSGDMMGSGTISGPTPDSFGSMLELTWGGKNPLKLKDGSERKFIEDNDTVIIRGFCENAEVRIGFGEVSSQLLPPFIRQ
- the glyA gene encoding serine hydroxymethyltransferase is translated as MQRDEQIFDLIQEEKERQIHGLELIASENFVSDEVMQAAGSVLTNKYAEGYPGKRYYGGCEVVDVIEQIAIDRAKELFGAEYANVQPHSGSQANTAVYHACLNPGDTILGFDLSHGGHLTHGSPVNFSGRLYRPVFYGVDAETGRLDYDKIQEIATKEQPKLIIAGASAYSRDMDFARFRQIADSVGAILFADISHPAGLIAKGLLSDPIPHCHIVSTTTHKTLRGPRGGLILMGKDFPNPQGLTTPKGEIRMMSSLLDLAVFPGNQGGPLMHIIAAKAVAFGEALKDEFFTYAMQLQKNAKAMADAFVKRGYNIISGGTDNHMMLIDLRNKNISGKEAENALVKAEITVNKNMVPFDDKSPFITSGIRVGTAAITTRGLVEKDMETIVALIDKVLTDHTNEDLIEEVAEEVNELMSERPIFAY
- a CDS encoding tRNA-(ms[2]io[6]A)-hydroxylase; its protein translation is MGVLRLQLPTDPRWVNIVEKNIEEILTDHAWCEQKAATNAITIITNNPEHQDLVKDLLALVKEEVDHFEQVHNIIIKRGLKLGRERKDEYVNELYQYMKRSGDGSRVSGLVERLLFSAMIEARSCERFKVLSENIQDEELAVFYRELMESEAGHYTTFITYARKYGVGIDVEKRWREWLAFEESIITNYGKNETIHG
- a CDS encoding GMP reductase, translated to MRIEMDLKLGFKDVMFRPKRSTLKSRSEVSLERNFKFLHSTSEWTGIPIMAANMDTVGTFEIAQVLAKEKLFTAIHKHYTLEEWNNFLKNATPDFYNYIAISTGTGQEDFEKIGKVITANPSLKFICIDVANGYSEHFVEFLKKTRTQYPDKIIIAGNVVTGEMTEELLLAGADIVKVGIGPGSVCTTRVKTGVGYPQLSAIIECADAAHGLGGHIISDGGCTTPGDVAKAFGAGSDFVMLGGMLAGHTESGGELIEINGEKFKQFYGMSSATAMEKHSGGVAEYRASEGKTVKVPFRGNVIHTVLDILGGLRSTCTYVGAPRLKELSKRTTFIRVSEQENQVYTN
- a CDS encoding GNAT family N-acetyltransferase is translated as MITISDAGLSDIKTIQKITNMTWPITYGEILTKEQLDYMLDLIYSDEALTKQIENKEQLFYLISDSESTIGFIGIEHNYNNQAITKIHKIYLLPETQGKGYGKTVFESIEKMALENNSKNLLLNVNRFNTALNFYKKLGFEIKETVDIEIGNGYLMEDYVMGKKL